Within Hypomesus transpacificus isolate Combined female chromosome 10, fHypTra1, whole genome shotgun sequence, the genomic segment CAGCCAGCAGCTCATCCAGGGCCTGgtagggggggggtgacagatcACAGATTTGTTTTCCGTGTGGGAAAACTAAGGCGGTTCTCCATCATCTTTTGAGAGCGTTTGCGGGGGGTGTACCCCCCTGCTGTGTTCTCACCAGGTCGTTGCCGCTGGCGATGGCCAGGGAGAGTGGGGAGTGGCCGCTCCAGAGCAGGCTGCTGCTGGCCTTGTGCGACAGGAGCAGAGACACCACCTCTCTGGCGTTCTGAAACACAGCAACGCACAATACAGAACACCACAATCTGATTCTAGCTcttagaaacacacaaacaggattAAAGTTTTAAAGGGACTTAACCCAGACAAATGCTGCCCGGTGAGGTGAGGTATCGCTGGACTTACGGTGTAGTCGCTGTCCCTCTGACAGGCCACATGGAGGGCCGTCCTGCCCCCTTCGGCAGGGGGTTCCCTGGAGGTGGAGTGGAAAtaggaggggaggctggaggagatgaCGGACTTGTTCCCAAACCCAGCCAGAGGCTCCACTGTGTTCTGTATGTGTCGGAAAGTGTTATAAAGTGTTGTAAAGTGTTGTGAAAATGTTGTACGGTATTGACATTTAAGAGAGACTCCAGCATAAATATTCATTCTTCAGTCGGTTTGTGCGTGCTGGCCTGTGCGTGTCTGCCGTCTCCATGCCGACCTTGTCCAGGTGGAAGACCTCGTGTTCGTCCTGGGCTCGGACGTCGGGGTTGGCCACGGCGTGGAGCAGCAGCTCGGTGATCCTGGGACCCTCCGCCCCCGGCAACGCCGCGGCGATGTGCAGCGGGTACAGGCCGTTTTGCTGCAAAACGCggggagagagacgagagagacgAGTCTTTTACTGGGTTCGTTTGTcgaggaaagaggggaggattAAAGCGAATGTGGAAGAGAGTTTAGAGAACTGAGaactgaggacagagagagagagagagagagagagagagagagagagagagagagagagagagagagagagagagagagagagagagagagagagagagagagagagagagctggagggagggagggagggagggaagagagaaagagacacagagaggggggcagacagagagagacagagagggaggcagacagagagagacagagagggaggcagacagacagaaggtgaTCAGGGCTACCTCTGAGGGCAGGGCTAAGTCAGTGCGTGCTCCACACTCTAAAAGCCTACGAACACCATCGATGTCGCCTGCCTTGGTGGCCAGAAACAGGACGGGCATTGGGACTCTGGAGGCATTGGGGTCCGCCCCCCGGTCCAGCAGCAGCGTCATGGTAGCCCAGCGGGCTCGGTGCCTGACCACAGGGTTAGCATCAATAACCTGACCGCTAGCAGCCAACCATGACTACACACAGCTAACAACGACTATTGAAGCTAGCTACAGCTAGTTACCAGGCAGTTATCTCTGTGTTTGCCATAGAGTTCCTGCTAGGGTATAACATGTGTTAGGTCAGGCCCAGACTCACTCTGCCTTGATCAGCGCCATCTTGTGGACTGTCTCCCGAGGATCCATATCAACCGACGACACCAGGCCTGTCCGGCTCAAGGCCTCGGCAGTCTGCTGCATCACTTCCTCCGAGACCAGGATGGGGAAACTGGCGACCGAGCGGGCCGAGTTGAAGGTCTGCTGCTCAGTCATGCTGGCTCCCTGGCTCCCCCCGACCTCCAGGGACCTGGCCCCCTCACTCCAGGACACGGAGCCCACAGGCATGACTCCATCCAGAACCTGAACGGTGTTCTCctcgctctcccctccctcctcctccccttcctcctctcccgtcTGCCTCATCCCtcgctcctcaccctcctctccatgcCCCACcgcctcgctctcctcctcatcctctctttcgGGATCCTCCTCgttttcatcatcatcaccctctctcccctccctgttctctctctcctctccatcctcctccagattctctgtctcctctgtctcctccatgACGCTAGTGTCCGGTGAATCCTGGCTATCCTTCTCATATTGGTCACTATCGAAGCTCTGGTCTATCTCTCCAGACCCTTCGCTCTCCGGACCTTTCCCTGGTCCAGGAGCATCCTCATCCTGGCCTGCATGCTCATCCTCAGCACGGTCCTGGTGGTTGTGGTCATCCGGACTTCTGCCGACAGCCTGTCGGTCCTGGTGATCCTGTGGTGTTCCGGTCTTGGATCTGGGTTCTGGGGTCTTGTCTGGGAGGGTTCTTCTCTCCACTGGGCAGCCCTGGGACCAGGACTGCAACTTGTTTACCTGCACGACCAAGAACAGGTTACAGCTGTGCATCACCGCtggatggagtcagatggctaatcggttagggaattgggctattaatcagaagattactggttcgattcccggccgagcaaaattatgttgtgtccttgggcaaggcacttcaccctacttgcctcggggggaatgtccctgtactcactgtaactcgctctggataagagcatctgctaaatgactaaatgtaatgtaaatgtaatggatGACTAGTAGTGAATACATACAGTGTCTCTACCAAACACTGAAACCGTTTATGGGAACCTATCTCACGCCAGCTTCCATTTCAGTTTGGATCAGACTGTCTCTGGAGAGCTGCCCACAGCCAGGCTGACAGGATGCTGGGCTAACCCAGAGACGGGGGTCTGTACCTGGGATTTGAGCGGAGGCCTCAGGGGGTCCCTCTCAGCCACGGTGCGGTGCAGCGTCTGGATGGGGTAGTAGAGGATGTGACACACGGCCAGGGCAGACATGCCCTCGCTGTTCAGCTTGTTGACGTCCGCTCCACTGTCCAGCAACAGGTGAATGACATCCTTGTGGCTGTTTATCTGCAAATGTGCACAAGAGCACACacacccgcgcacacacacacacacacacacacaaacacacacaaacacgagtGCAAACAAAATAAATGCATTACATATCCAAAATCGTAAGAAACACCCAATAAGTAAATGTTAATTTTATATTATAGATATTAAATGACTGTTTCGTCTTTTTGATCAATACTTCAAATTAAGACTGATGAAGACTCAAGgctaaaggtgtgtgtgtgtgtgtgtgtgttaccgtggCAGCAATGAGCGCAGTATGCCCTCGGGCATCGCCCACATCGGGGTGAACCTTCTTGTCTCTCAGGATGTGGTAGACGCTCTGGGGGTTGCCTAGCAACGCCTCCTGAATGAGGCGCTCGGAGCGGACCTCCAGAGGGCCCTTGGGGCCGAAGCGCTCCCTGTTCTCTGATAGGACGGCCTGGACGTCCCAGTCCCGCCCCTCTGCTTCGAACCTGTTGCGGAGGACATACCCACCATCACACCGTGACAACCTAATCGTTCCAAACGATGACATCTTGAATATAACACCTCATTAATACCATGACCACCTTCAGCGACATGTCCTCGATTTGAAAGGACTTGATTGTGAGCcaccgttcagatggctgagcggttagggagtctattaatcagaaggttgttggttcgattcccggccgtgccaaatgacgttgtgtccttgggcaaggcacttcacccgtaCTTGCCTTGAGGAGAATGTCCctatatttactgtaagtcgctctggataagagcgtctgctaaatgacaaaatataaATGTGAGGCTGTGTTGAGACGTGAGAGCCCCTGACCTGTGCTTGTGGATGTGGACCTGCATGCGCCGCTGCAGGGGAAGGGCAGCGATGGCAGCCGGGTCGGTGTCCGGCCCTTCGCAGTTTTCTCCGAAGAACATGTGGTCCAGCTCCCTGCGCAGGCCCCAGGGGATGGGCAGGTGGTCCGAGTCCGTGGAGTAGCACTCGATGTCTGGGGGCAGAATGAAGCGCTCGTCCCGCAAGAGCTCCTTGTAGGGGAAGAGCAGGGGGTCTGTGCTGGACCCAGCGGGGCCTGGCCAGGGGCCCTGGCACCCCAACAGACCCCCGGCTAAAGCCTTGCTCTGAAATACAATATCATACCATACTGTACCCTACCATACCAAACCACACCATTCCCCACAACACTGTTTAAGACTTTAATACTTGAGCATGTTTTTCAGAACTTTTCTGTGATACTGTATGCTGAAACCTCTCCCACTTCATCAGTACAGTACCGAGAGGGCGTGGTATGGATCCTGGTTCCAGGGGTCTGCCTTGGCGACAGAGCGGGGCATGTAGTGCTCGGGGAAGTCACGGAGGGTGAAGCCCCCCTCCAGGGAGGTGCACAGGCGGAGGAGCCTCTCCCGGTGCCACAGGCCCACGTCCTGACGGCCGTCGGGGTAGGTCATGACCCCTGGACCAAAGCGCTCGTCGGCACGGTACAGGCCCTGGAGATGAGAGGGACACCAGGAGAAGTACCTCAGAAACACAGCCCCTCCACACAACACTTCAGTCTTCAATTTGTGTACCATTCTACCCTGGAAGTATTTCTACTGGATGTGTCTATATTGGAAGTACTTTCAGAACTAGGCtgtgatttaaaaaataaatatatatagggCTAATTATGTGTTTTACCTGGAATGTGGATCCGTCAGGGAAGACTTGCAGCCCATAGCCCTCCTTTCTGTTCAAATAGAACTTCCCAACAAACTTGTGGCCTCCCGGCCAGGTATACGTTCCTTTGCCATGACGATAATCTTTGTAGAATGTGCCCTGGTAAAACTATCCAAGACAATAGACAATTTACAGTAGATTCATACTCTAAATTGCTTGAACAACTGCGAAGTCTAGAGGCAAGTGACAACTTGTTGACTAGACAACAGATGGACCATAATATTAAcagcctatgtaggctacacTTGTTCCAGTCATGCCTATAGATTACCTCTCCGTTTACCCAGGTGAATGTTCCAGAGCCATGCTttaaatctttgagaaattcccCTTCATATTTGGATCCATCAGACCATTTCTGAACCCCGGGTCCGTTTCGCTTCGCACATCCATCTTGTCGACCTAGGTAACTTAGTGTGCGCTCGTTACCACCTGCCCGTGGTTCACTCTCGACAGCTTTCGGTGCAACACTTGGAAGTGTTGTCATGATTATTAGAGCGTATTCTTAGAATAGCCCAAGAAGAGTCTCAACTATTAAACAGTCTGCAGGCTGCATGCATAATTTTAGCAAATAAAAACAAGTCCGCT encodes:
- the ankmy1 gene encoding ankyrin repeat and MYND domain-containing protein 1, which gives rise to MTTLPSVAPKAVESEPRAGGNERTLSYLGRQDGCAKRNGPGVQKWSDGSKYEGEFLKDLKHGSGTFTWVNGEFYQGTFYKDYRHGKGTYTWPGGHKFVGKFYLNRKEGYGLQVFPDGSTFQGLYRADERFGPGVMTYPDGRQDVGLWHRERLLRLCTSLEGGFTLRDFPEHYMPRSVAKADPWNQDPYHALSSKALAGGLLGCQGPWPGPAGSSTDPLLFPYKELLRDERFILPPDIECYSTDSDHLPIPWGLRRELDHMFFGENCEGPDTDPAAIAALPLQRRMQVHIHKHRFEAEGRDWDVQAVLSENRERFGPKGPLEVRSERLIQEALLGNPQSVYHILRDKKVHPDVGDARGHTALIAATINSHKDVIHLLLDSGADVNKLNSEGMSALAVCHILYYPIQTLHRTVAERDPLRPPLKSQVNKLQSWSQGCPVERRTLPDKTPEPRSKTGTPQDHQDRQAVGRSPDDHNHQDRAEDEHAGQDEDAPGPGKGPESEGSGEIDQSFDSDQYEKDSQDSPDTSVMEETEETEDEEESEAVGHGEEGEERGMRQTGEEEGEEEGGESEENTVQVLDGVMPVGSVSWSEGARSLEVGGSQGASMTEQQTFNSARSVASFPILVSEEVMQQTAEALSRTGLVSSVDMDPRETVHKMALIKAEHRARWATMTLLLDRGADPNASRVPMPVLFLATKAGDIDGVRRLLECGARTDLALPSEQNGLYPLHIAAALPGAEGPRITELLLHAVANPDVRAQDEHEVFHLDKNTVEPLAGFGNKSVISSSLPSYFHSTSREPPAEGGRTALHVACQRDSDYTNAREVVSLLLSHKASSSLLWSGHSPLSLAIASGNDLALDELLAGGADPNLPLTRRVGSALCAMTNIHYDCGAHPRNRTKLLEKLMKAGANIMMPVVVGEGRRLAVGTAVDYAHYTFQQDWRIAHTPYHALNPREREAYNARRQTLSLMGDLLRQAVVRLERQRLDREGVSPTDVFVYPGAGVSVSQFRAGRMEEQSSTDSIQAEDYRLSTRRDSRTQNVRKCLFKYCYQCGRSVGVALAACSRCHEVFYCSKTCKMKAWNERHKEECVRVSGNKRLSLAQKVLETHKDLKENYSFI